One region of Baekduia soli genomic DNA includes:
- the murG gene encoding undecaprenyldiphospho-muramoylpentapeptide beta-N-acetylglucosaminyltransferase, whose amino-acid sequence MVPALAVADALRAEAGAHVVFVGGERAERTLVPEAGYELRPIAVEGLSRSNPLKAARGLLRAAAALGTARRILRDVRPDAVLGGGGYVAGPVGAAAVAGRIPLVLTEADSHLGLTNRLLAPFARRVCLAFPLAGREGERYRVTGRPVPAVQADRAAARERFGLPAEATCVLVFGGSLGARSINEAAVAALRDRPYRVLHACGVRDHDALRARLGDPPPPGYDLRSYITPFGDALAAADLCVARSGGSVFEIAAHGLPAILVPYPHAAADHQTSNARWMTDAGAAVVVRDDELTPERLAREVDALLADRGRLAAMAAASAALARPDAARDIAREVLGAVA is encoded by the coding sequence GTGGTGCCGGCGCTGGCGGTGGCCGACGCGCTGCGGGCTGAGGCCGGCGCGCACGTCGTCTTCGTCGGCGGCGAGCGGGCCGAGCGAACGCTCGTCCCCGAGGCCGGCTACGAGCTGCGCCCGATCGCCGTCGAGGGCCTGAGCCGCTCCAACCCGCTCAAGGCGGCCCGCGGGCTCCTCCGGGCCGCGGCCGCGCTGGGCACCGCGCGGCGCATCCTGCGTGACGTGCGCCCCGACGCGGTGCTCGGCGGCGGGGGCTACGTCGCCGGCCCCGTCGGCGCCGCGGCGGTCGCCGGGCGCATCCCGCTCGTGCTCACGGAGGCCGACAGCCACCTCGGCCTGACCAACCGGCTCCTGGCGCCGTTCGCGCGCCGGGTCTGCCTCGCGTTCCCGCTGGCCGGGCGGGAGGGTGAGCGCTACCGCGTCACGGGCCGCCCGGTGCCCGCCGTGCAGGCCGACCGGGCCGCGGCCCGCGAGCGCTTCGGCCTGCCCGCCGAGGCCACGTGCGTCCTGGTCTTCGGCGGCTCGCTCGGCGCGCGGTCCATCAACGAGGCGGCCGTCGCCGCGCTGCGCGACCGGCCCTACCGGGTGCTGCACGCCTGCGGCGTGCGCGATCACGACGCGCTGCGCGCGCGCCTCGGCGATCCGCCGCCGCCCGGCTACGACCTGCGGTCCTACATCACGCCGTTCGGCGACGCGCTGGCCGCCGCCGACCTCTGCGTCGCGCGCTCGGGCGGCTCGGTCTTCGAGATCGCCGCCCATGGGCTGCCGGCGATCCTCGTGCCCTACCCGCACGCCGCCGCCGACCACCAGACGTCGAACGCGCGCTGGATGACCGACGCCGGGGCCGCCGTGGTGGTGCGCGACGACGAGCTGACGCCCGAGCGACTGGCCCGGGAGGTCGACGCCCTGCTCGCCGACCGCGGGAGGCTGGCCGCGATGGCCGCCGCCTCGGCCGCGCTCGCCCGGCCCGACGCCGCGCGCGACATCGCCCGCGAGGTCCTCGGAGCCGTCGCGTGA
- a CDS encoding UDP-N-acetylmuramate--L-alanine ligase yields the protein MTPDERPWAGKRIHLIGIGGAGMSGWARVAGQLGATVSGSDRAESPALDHLRALGVEVHVGHDAANVPAGADVFHSSAIPADNPERTAGRPSLPRAELLRRLTALKRVIAVAGAHGKTTTTSMAAHALLGAGLAPGYLIGGALRSTGEHADWGSHRSGGWLVVEADESDRSMLALDTDVAVVLNIELDHHATYGSLAEVVEVFDAFRAAAPQVVAAPELARPGDIVFAPEDLVLEPGGSRFGWRGHEVRLVVPGAHNARNAAAALEACRLTGADEAALVAALAGFSGAGRRFERLGHTRSGAEVVDDYAHHPTEVAATIAAARSLRPRRLVACFQPHLFSRTRELYREFGAALAAADVACVLDVYPARERAEDFPGVSGLLVAEAAADAADGREVLWLPTLAEAERVLGPRLREGDLVLVMGAGDVDALGRALVVA from the coding sequence GTGACCCCCGACGAGCGCCCGTGGGCCGGGAAGCGCATCCACCTCATCGGGATCGGGGGCGCCGGGATGAGCGGCTGGGCGCGGGTGGCCGGCCAGCTCGGCGCGACGGTCAGCGGCTCGGACCGGGCCGAGTCCCCCGCGCTCGACCACCTGCGCGCCCTGGGCGTCGAGGTCCACGTGGGCCACGACGCGGCCAACGTGCCCGCCGGCGCCGACGTCTTCCACAGCTCGGCGATCCCGGCCGACAACCCCGAGCGCACAGCGGGGCGGCCGTCGCTGCCCCGGGCCGAGCTGCTGCGCCGGCTCACCGCGCTCAAGCGCGTCATCGCGGTGGCCGGGGCGCACGGCAAGACGACGACGACCTCCATGGCCGCCCACGCGCTGCTGGGCGCCGGCCTGGCGCCGGGCTACCTCATCGGCGGCGCGCTGCGCAGCACCGGCGAGCACGCCGATTGGGGTTCCCACCGCTCCGGCGGCTGGCTCGTGGTCGAGGCCGACGAGTCCGACCGCTCCATGCTGGCCCTGGACACCGACGTCGCGGTCGTGCTGAACATCGAGCTCGACCACCACGCGACCTACGGGTCGCTGGCCGAGGTCGTCGAGGTCTTCGACGCGTTCCGCGCCGCGGCGCCGCAGGTCGTGGCCGCCCCCGAGCTCGCGCGGCCGGGCGACATCGTCTTCGCGCCGGAGGATCTGGTGCTCGAGCCCGGCGGCTCGCGCTTCGGGTGGCGCGGCCACGAGGTCCGCCTCGTGGTCCCGGGCGCCCACAACGCGCGCAACGCCGCCGCGGCGCTGGAGGCCTGCCGCCTGACGGGCGCGGACGAGGCCGCCCTGGTGGCCGCGCTGGCCGGCTTCAGCGGCGCGGGGCGGCGCTTCGAGCGCCTCGGGCACACCCGCTCGGGCGCCGAGGTCGTCGACGACTACGCCCATCACCCGACGGAGGTCGCCGCCACGATCGCGGCGGCCCGCTCCCTGCGCCCGCGGCGGCTCGTGGCGTGCTTCCAGCCGCACCTGTTCAGCCGCACCCGGGAGCTGTACCGCGAGTTCGGCGCCGCGCTGGCCGCGGCCGACGTCGCGTGCGTCCTGGACGTCTACCCGGCGCGGGAGCGCGCCGAGGACTTCCCGGGCGTCAGCGGCCTGCTCGTCGCCGAGGCGGCCGCCGACGCCGCGGATGGCCGCGAGGTCCTGTGGCTGCCGACGCTCGCCGAGGCCGAGCGGGTCCTCGGGCCGCGGCTGCGCGAGGGCGACCTCGTCCT
- the ftsW gene encoding putative lipid II flippase FtsW produces the protein MARRRHPHSIEHNILITATLCLLAAGAVMVFSASSARSLLSGQGDGTTFLIRYVGYGAVGVVLMQIIARRGLEIVPRLTGPLLIGSFVALVLVKLPGFGVSVNGARRWLGAGPLVFQPSEVMKLALVLYAAKLLAERPKVLHRWQNLGPLGLVAGGAVLLVASQPDLGTALVICFTMAAMLVAAGMPVRWLATAGGVGGVMVLLYAMSASYRRDRLMTFLDPWAHAGNEGFQSVQGQIAIGSGGLFGRGLGQSLQKNLFLPEAHTDFILAIIGEELGVVGICGVLFLYGLVAYAGLRVARNARGTYAKLLAAGVTSLFLSQAMLNVFTVLGLAPLTGVPLPFISYGSTNLIVLLLGMGLLLNVAAGGNVKLQAVPDVSGSRRDGSHDRDRRRRDSRARGAGAGGGRRAAG, from the coding sequence ATGGCCCGCCGCCGCCATCCCCACTCGATCGAGCACAACATCCTCATCACCGCGACCCTGTGCCTCCTGGCCGCAGGCGCCGTGATGGTGTTCAGTGCGTCGTCCGCCCGTTCCCTGCTGTCCGGCCAGGGCGACGGCACCACGTTCCTGATCAGGTACGTGGGCTACGGCGCGGTCGGCGTCGTGCTCATGCAGATCATCGCCCGCCGGGGCCTGGAGATCGTGCCGCGGCTGACGGGGCCGCTGCTCATCGGGTCCTTCGTCGCGCTCGTGCTCGTCAAGCTCCCGGGCTTCGGCGTGTCGGTCAACGGCGCGCGCCGCTGGCTCGGCGCCGGCCCGCTGGTCTTCCAGCCGTCGGAGGTCATGAAGCTCGCGCTCGTGCTCTACGCGGCCAAGCTCCTGGCCGAGCGCCCCAAGGTCCTGCACCGCTGGCAGAACCTGGGGCCGCTGGGCCTCGTGGCCGGCGGCGCGGTGCTGCTCGTCGCCTCCCAGCCCGACCTGGGCACCGCGCTGGTCATCTGCTTCACGATGGCCGCGATGCTCGTGGCGGCGGGCATGCCGGTGCGCTGGCTGGCGACGGCCGGCGGCGTGGGCGGCGTCATGGTCCTGCTGTACGCCATGAGCGCCAGCTACCGGCGCGACCGCCTCATGACGTTCCTGGACCCCTGGGCCCACGCCGGCAACGAGGGCTTCCAGTCCGTGCAGGGGCAGATCGCCATCGGCTCCGGCGGCCTCTTCGGCCGCGGCCTGGGCCAGTCGCTGCAGAAGAACCTCTTCCTGCCCGAGGCCCACACGGACTTCATCCTGGCCATCATCGGCGAGGAGCTCGGCGTCGTGGGCATCTGCGGCGTGCTGTTCCTCTACGGCCTGGTGGCCTACGCGGGGCTGCGCGTGGCCCGCAACGCGCGCGGCACCTACGCCAAGCTGCTGGCCGCCGGCGTCACGTCGCTGTTCCTCAGCCAGGCGATGCTCAACGTCTTCACCGTGCTGGGCCTCGCGCCGCTGACCGGCGTCCCGCTGCCGTTCATCTCCTACGGCTCGACGAACCTCATCGTGCTGCTGCTCGGGATGGGCCTGCTGCTCAACGTCGCCGCGGGCGGCAACGTCAAGCTGCAGGCGGTGCCCGATGTGTCAGGGTCCCGGCGCGATGGCTCCCACGATCGTGATCGCCGCCGGAGGGACAGCCGGGCACGTGGTGCCGGCGCTGGCGGTGGCCGACGCGCTGCGGGCTGA
- the mraY gene encoding phospho-N-acetylmuramoyl-pentapeptide-transferase: MGEVLIAGMGSLLICIFLSPRFIAFLRVREFGQNIREEGPEGHHEKAGTPTMGGIIIFLAVSVPFLLLSDYDWRSIGVYLVAILSAVLGFADDFTKIIRRRSLGLSGRMKLGGQVAISLLLWYIATQKAQLPATLRLRTIDATVDLGVFYPLFIYLVVAGTTNAVNLTDGLDGLAAGCAAIVALAYIGITFITRGADDLALLSGCLVGACVGFLWFNAFPATIFMGDTGSLGLGGAIAGLAVMTKTEELLILLGGIFVVEALSVLIQVFSFQTFRKRVFLMAPIHHHFEILGWSETKIILRFWIIAAVCAASGFTIYQQSIA; this comes from the coding sequence ATGGGGGAGGTCCTCATCGCCGGCATGGGCTCGCTGCTCATCTGCATCTTCCTCAGCCCCCGCTTCATCGCGTTCCTGCGGGTGCGCGAGTTCGGCCAGAACATCCGCGAGGAGGGCCCGGAGGGCCACCACGAGAAGGCCGGCACGCCCACGATGGGCGGCATCATCATCTTCCTCGCGGTCTCCGTCCCGTTCCTGCTGCTGTCGGACTACGACTGGCGCTCGATCGGGGTCTACCTCGTGGCGATCCTGTCGGCCGTCCTCGGCTTCGCCGACGACTTCACGAAGATCATCCGCCGCCGGTCGCTGGGCCTCAGCGGCCGGATGAAGCTCGGCGGGCAGGTCGCCATCTCGCTGCTGCTCTGGTACATCGCCACCCAGAAGGCCCAGCTGCCCGCGACGCTGCGGCTGCGCACCATCGACGCCACCGTCGACCTCGGCGTCTTCTACCCGCTGTTCATCTACCTCGTGGTCGCCGGCACGACCAACGCCGTCAACCTGACCGACGGCCTCGACGGGCTGGCCGCCGGGTGCGCGGCCATCGTGGCGCTGGCCTACATCGGGATCACGTTCATCACGCGCGGCGCCGACGACCTGGCGCTGCTGTCGGGCTGCCTGGTCGGGGCCTGCGTCGGCTTCCTGTGGTTCAACGCGTTCCCGGCGACGATCTTCATGGGCGACACCGGCTCGCTCGGGCTGGGCGGCGCGATCGCCGGGCTGGCCGTGATGACCAAGACCGAAGAGCTGCTCATCCTGCTCGGCGGCATCTTCGTCGTCGAGGCGCTCTCGGTCCTCATCCAGGTCTTCTCCTTCCAGACCTTCCGCAAGCGCGTGTTCCTCATGGCGCCGATCCACCACCACTTCGAGATCCTCGGGTGGTCGGAGACCAAGATCATCCTGCGCTTCTGGATCATCGCGGCCGTCTGCGCCGCCTCGGGCTTCACGATCTACCAGCAGTCGATCGCCTGA
- the murD gene encoding UDP-N-acetylmuramoyl-L-alanine--D-glutamate ligase: MRPRPPLPPGPWLVVGMARSGQAAAALLHARGERVVATDRAPAARLGDVALPEGVVLHAGTDSPALLEGVRAVVKSPGVPAQAPVIAAARQRGVPVLGELELAWRCVPDRVIAVTGTNGKTTTVELLGHLHREAGVPVAVVGNVGTAYASLALHPPAPETVVVCEASSFQLEDTSAFAPETAVLLNLDSDHLDRHGTLEAYHAAKLRIFAHQGNDDVAVAPEGLGIPDLGGCARRVCFGESPEAELSLRAGTLWWDREPLLRADELALRGPHNVRNAMAAAAAVLAGGMDADAVRAGLRTFAGVPHRLEEVARRDGVIYVNDSKATNVAAALVALRSFTVPVHVILGGRGKGRPTRRCARPSRRTPSRRTSSARRRPRCTPRWRAPWRCTTAATWPPRWTPRGPRPSPARSSSWPRRAPRSTSSRTSRRAGRLSGSWRECRA, encoded by the coding sequence ATGAGGCCCCGTCCGCCCCTGCCGCCCGGCCCCTGGCTCGTGGTCGGCATGGCCCGCTCGGGGCAGGCCGCCGCGGCGCTGCTGCACGCCCGCGGCGAGCGCGTCGTGGCCACCGATCGGGCGCCTGCGGCGCGGCTGGGCGACGTGGCGCTGCCCGAAGGCGTCGTGCTGCACGCCGGGACGGACTCCCCGGCCCTGCTGGAGGGCGTGCGCGCCGTCGTCAAGTCGCCCGGGGTGCCGGCGCAGGCCCCGGTGATCGCCGCCGCACGGCAGCGCGGCGTGCCCGTGCTCGGCGAGCTCGAGCTGGCCTGGCGCTGCGTGCCCGACCGCGTCATCGCCGTCACGGGCACCAACGGCAAGACCACGACCGTCGAGCTGCTCGGTCACCTGCACCGCGAGGCCGGCGTGCCCGTCGCCGTCGTCGGCAACGTCGGCACGGCCTACGCGTCGCTGGCCCTGCACCCGCCCGCCCCGGAGACCGTCGTGGTCTGCGAGGCCTCGTCGTTCCAGCTCGAGGACACCTCGGCCTTCGCGCCCGAGACCGCCGTGCTGCTCAACCTCGACAGCGACCACCTGGATCGCCACGGCACCCTGGAGGCCTACCACGCCGCCAAGCTGCGGATCTTCGCCCACCAGGGCAACGATGACGTCGCCGTCGCCCCCGAGGGCCTCGGGATCCCCGATCTCGGCGGGTGCGCACGGCGCGTGTGCTTCGGCGAGTCGCCCGAGGCCGAGCTGTCGCTGCGCGCCGGGACGCTGTGGTGGGACCGCGAGCCGCTGCTGCGCGCCGACGAGCTGGCCCTCCGCGGCCCGCACAACGTCCGCAACGCGATGGCGGCCGCCGCGGCCGTGCTGGCCGGGGGCATGGACGCCGATGCGGTCCGCGCCGGGCTGCGCACCTTCGCCGGGGTGCCGCACCGCCTCGAGGAGGTCGCGCGGCGCGACGGCGTGATCTACGTCAACGACTCCAAGGCGACGAACGTCGCCGCGGCGCTCGTGGCGCTGCGCTCGTTCACGGTGCCCGTGCACGTCATCCTCGGCGGCCGCGGCAAGGGGAGGCCTACGCGCCGCTGCGCGAGGCCGTCGCGGCGCACGCCGTCGCGGCGTACCTCATCGGCGAGGAGGCGCCCGCGCTGCACGCCGCGCTGGAGGGCGCCGTGGCGCTGCACGACTGCGGCGACCTGGCCTCCGCGGTGGACGCCGCGCGGGCCGCGGCCGTCCCCGGCGAGGTCGTCCTCATGGCCCCGGCGTGCGCCTCGTTCGACCAGTTCGAGAACTTCGAGGCGCGCGGGGAGGCTTTCCGGGAGCTGGCGCGAATGTAGAGCCTGA